Sequence from the Bufo bufo chromosome 10, aBufBuf1.1, whole genome shotgun sequence genome:
tctccgcatgcgcagacctttaaaaatgagaaaaaaataaataccggatccgttttgcctgatgacaccggaaaaacggatgcgGTATAGCAATGCGTTTTTCTGACAGgtcaggcatttttctgactgatcaggatcctgatcagtctgaaaaatgcctgatcagtcagaaaaaatgacatgcgtttgcatacaggcagttcaggcaacggaatcaaacaacgcaagtgtgaaagtacccttatttatCCTGCAGAGAGACGCCGGCACCGGATGAGAGAGGGAGGGTAAATACTATGCTAAAAATCTTCCCTCCATGGGTTAGTTACAATTGCTAATTAGACAAaatgcccagagaacccctttattaaagggaacctgtcaccgggattttgtgtatagagctgaggacatgggttgctagatggccgctagcacatccgcaatacccagtccccatagctctgtgtgcttttattgcgtaaaaaaaaacgatttgacacatatgcaaattaccctgagatgagtcctgtaggtgagaggagtcagggacagaactcatctcaggttaatttgcatatgtatcaaatcgtctgctgccatttatatggatacaccttaataaaatgggaatggttggtgatattaacttcctgtttgtggcacattagtatatgtgaggggggaaacttttcaagatgggtggtgaccatggtggccattttgaagtcggccattttgaatccaactttagttttttcaataggaagagggtcatgtgacacatcaaacttattggaaatttcacaagaaaaacaatggtgtgcttggttttaacgtaactttattctttcataagttatttacaagtttctgaccacttataaaatgtgttcaatgtgctgcccattgtgttggattgtcaatgcaaccctcttctcccactcttcacacactgatagcaacaccgcaggagaaatgctagcacaggcttccagtatccgtagtttcaggtgctgcacatctcgtatcttcacagcatagacaattgccttcagatgaccccaaagataaaagtctaagggggtcagattgggagaccttgggggccattcaactggcccacaacgaccaatccactttccaggaaactgttcatctaggaatgctcgtacctgacacccataatgtggtggtgcaccatcttgctggaaaaagtcagggaacgtgccagcttcagtgcataaagaggaaaacacatcatcatgtagcaattttgcatatccagtaacccccttagacttttatctttggggtcacctgaaggcaattgtctatgctgtgaagatacgagatgtgcagcacctgaaactacggatactggaagcctgtgctagcatttctcctgcggtgttgccggCCACTCCACCAAAGTAAGTAAtcgggggagaagggccttggtaagagaggtgaccaagaaccaaaTGGTCACTGTGGCTGAGTTCCAAAGATTCTGCGTGCAAATggaagaaacttccagaaggtcaaccatactGCAGCATTCCAACAATCCTGGATTTATGGTAGaggggccagaaagaagcctttcCTCAGTAAAAAGACACATGGATATTTGCAcacaaaaaaagcacctaaaggactccaaGACTGTGAGAAacgagattctctggtctgataaaaccaagactgaactttttggcctcaattctaagcatcatgtctgaaggaaaccaggcactgctcctcagctacccaataccatccctacagtgaagcatggtggtggcagcatcctgCTGTGGGGAGTTTTTCAGCTGCTGGGACCGAGACTGGTCAGGgtggagggaaagctgaatgtagCTAAGTACAGAGATatccttaatgaaaacctgatccagagcacTTCCAACAACTTCACCTTCCAACaaaacaatgaccctaagcacacaaccaAGACAACACAGGGGCGTCTTAGGGACAACTATGTGAACGTCCTTGAGTAGCCCAgctagagccctgacttgaacccaatcgaacatctctggagagacctgaaaatggctgtacaCCGACGGTCCTCATCCAACCTGATAGCTTGAATGCATCTGTAGAGAAGAATGgcaaaaatccccaaatccagatgtgcaaaccttgtggcatcatccccaagaagactggaggctggaatcactgctaaaggggcttcAACTGAATCCTGAGtaaaggtctgaatacttatgtcaatgcaagattttattaTTTCTGTCCtcactttcacaaacttttttttttttttttgagcagaagGCCACAGCATAAGATAATGTGAAAAAGTTAGCACggtcgctgctgcatctccccatcgcacggatcaaaacatatggcgactggggggggggggcatccaaTAGCAGGCCGTTACGGTaacaagcctccctagtgtcacccggagatgcagtggcggccgcgCGGGCATCAGAGGTGATGCAGGTGGGtgtcggggagcggggtaagtataacctatatgaggggccAGGGCATTAGGGGGACATTATAgggcttggataacccctttaagcagagcaACTCTAcctcaaaggggttttccaggatttaccTATTGATGAACCTTCCGTCTATTTGTGAAAGCGTCCTTACTATGCAGCATTTTCCCCACAACTGCCTAAAACTTTTCACAGTATATGTTTCACGGATATTTTAATTTATATGTATTTCATGTCTTTACCTGCAGGTGTACACAAGAatagattataaaaaaataaactgtcaggaATGGGGAAGCGAAACATCATTTTTCAAGGGAACACAGAACACCTGATCTGTGCCTTTCATTAAGATGAGTGATATAGAAAGTGCAGCCACAAAAAATGTGATTTTAAGTACATTTACacgaggcatctacatgcaatgtCCATAAACCTAACGGGAAAACATAACAGAAAAATACGATCTGGTTTTCCCCAGCCATTTAGCAGAACATCAAACATATGATGTACGGGTAGTTTTAAGACTGGATTTCCTTAAGCCCACCATAGACAATGATTCTTAGGTCCACTCTGCATCTATGCAGAACACGTCCATGTCCACTTTAAATTGCATTGTAATCTTTGTAATCTtctgcctgtgtactgacttTCTGCCCGTTTACTGTATTCTGACCTGACTTGTGACTGACGTTCGTATAGATCCTTTGCTGCCTTCCCTTGTTGTGATTCCTGTACTGCACACATTCCACCAACCCTGACCTTAGCCTGTCCCCATTAGGATTTTGCCTGACCCCCTATCTTTGACGCCCTTCGGTCAGTTGTCAAAAACACAGACCACTTCGGCCTGATTGTTCCTCTGAAGATTCCTGTACCCAGGGTTAAAggttgaataccaggggactgccaggataatgcccttaggattaGCCCTAAGCCAAATCTGTTAGttgacagtggttccacaccctctgtcttaggcctcttgcacatgaccgtttgCCCAAAGATTCTGCATGCAAATggaagaaacttccagaaggtcaacgacTAGCACAGCATCACTAAGTTGCTACAATATACGGTCCGTGGCCTTATGTACCGGAgctgcattgatcgtgcgcacgggagcgcacagcatcatagattacaatgataccgTGCACGTCGGGCCCTGCACTCATAATATCGTattagtgcgggacaatagccccgcgggcggcccgactaGCTCAGCATcactgtaatctatgatgctgtgcgctcccgtgcacacgatcaatgcccctccgggacatatggcccactcacgaaccgtatatctcggagggcatacagtcgggtgcaagaggccttaaccgtttgctcaggccataGAATCCACTGGCGCACCCAAGATGGCCTTGTCTGCAGTATATAAGGAGTTAACTACTCAGTGTGGGCATCAAGAGCAactactgcagttcctctataccATTTCAGCTCGCCTAGACGTCCTGACAACTACTGCTCCTGTACCACAACCTCAAGCCAGTGTCTACACCATCACCTCCGCCTGTCACAGTTTCTGATATCTCCAGTCTGCATCTGCCACGTCCCCCACGCTATGCTATATCATGGATTTCTGGACCAGTGTACTATCCACTTTGAGTTACAGGCCCACCATTTTCCTACTGATTGGGCCAAGATAGGTTTTCTGGTCTCCCTCCTGTCTGGTGAAGCTCTCGCCCGGGTCACTCCCCTCTGGCAATGCAGCGAACCTCTGACCAGCAATCTCCAGGAATTCCTGGCTACCTTCCGCAAGGTCTTTGTAAAACCAGGCCGTACCACCTCAGCTGCCTCCTACCATCCGCGCCTCCGCCAGGGCAGTATGCCATACCGTTCCTTACCCTTGCCTCAGAACTATCATGGAACAATAAGGTCTTGGTGGCAGCTTTCTGGGAGGATCTGTCAGGTCTCATAAAAGATGAATTGACAGGTCGTGATGTGCCATCTACTCTGGATGACCTGATTACCTTGGCTACCCGAATGAATCTTCATTTCAGTGAGCGCCTCAGGAAATTTGCACATAAAAGGAgagttcataaaaaaaattgcacaaacagctgacaatgcaaaattgcaaaattgggcaaaaagagcaaaaaaaacaacaactgggcAAGAAGAGAAATAATAAAGGATGGCATGGCCTGTATGCAAGTAAAGACCTAAGTGTACAGGGTGTGAGTTTAGCCACACAGATGCATAGCTAATCAAATCCCTAATAGTCCTGCTAATATATTATCTGGTAAGAAGCCTGAGGACTCGCTCAGCGCCCATTACTGCTGGTTGGTCCAGAAATCTAGGTGCCAGCACAGCGCCAAGACTGCACCACCAAGGGGTGTAATTGCATAACAATGGGGGTGAACGATGCCTGACCACCCTAGAGAAATCAGAGCCTCCAGAAATCACTGTTGCAGACAATGAGAAAGTTGCTACAATGCCAACAATAAGTGCTAATGCAGTGAGACgctgaggagctggtgcagaggatgggagtggtagtgttcCTGAAGAAGTGTTGcatcacggtgtactccctcaggctgttgctccctgtCAATCGGTGCAAAGGAtgtttgaagaatgaggccagaagtaAATTTAAAATAGTCTCTTTTTTActgtgcaaaatataacttgtggcacatccagcagtattaagtacaaagtgcagtttctggcaccagatgagaaggtatggtggctggttgaATGGCAACTTAATAGCACTAGTAGGCACTTGTAGCTATAGGTGTCCAACGTGATAATGGCTTGATGTTAGTCTGGCCTGGAAGTACTTTggatgatgggtgtctgagctgtagtccctcccctgcagcagtgtctgtaaagctgtaattttgttgatcactctgctgtctttatACACAGATGTTTTCTGGAagcagtgttcttgatctggataCGGTTCCTAGGAGTAGGAGCTCCAACATGTGCTTCCTCTCCCCCTCTGTGTCTGcacaggaactccccctcctgacaggaagcaggaccagcccaatcCTACCAAgtagggaggaacagggtggttagccctgttcctgacaACCATTGCCAGCCATACCTTCCCTAGTTGGGAACGGTCAAAACattaaaatacataacattacataactATATACAATAAACGTTTGCAGTTACCCCGAGGTCTGGGGTACCGCACTGACAAAGGcaagggcgtaactaccatagcggcagaccatgcaactgctatggggcccagggcaagagggggcccagtcttagttgggatcatctcctcttctactggaggtgaaaaattggtcaggactctaccctctaaagcaggggtcctcaaacttttTAAACCGGGGGCCACTTCACTGTCCCTCAAACCATTGGAGGGCCGGActatattttttaaaggggtattcccatcttggacaatagGGGAATATcgttaggtgcaggtcccaccgctgggacccgcacctatatagagaacggagccccgaaagggaATGGGAGTGTACTGCGCATGcactgcccatgctcccattaatttctatgaggctgGCGGAAATagcctattttcggcagccccatagaaatgaatggacggcGGCTGcttatgcgcagtgcgccctccttcgctTTCGGGGCTCCATTCTCTATATCAGTGCGGGTCTTAGTGGTTTGGAATGGCTATATAAGCAGGAAGATCCTTTCCATGGGACAACCATGACACTAAAATAGGATCTTCCTGCTTATATAGCCATTCCAAACCAGAACCCCCACTTACAGGCCTCTGCCCCCCGACGTGGACACTTACCTCTTGCAGGCTTTTCTATGCAGACCAGATCAGTGCCTGACGGGGTTCTCCCTATATAACGGACGGGGTTCTCCCTATATAACGGGCCTGAAAGGAAATGCGTATATAAGTAGGATGCTATTTTATTATCATGGTTGCCCCATGGAAAGAAAACTGGCAGTTGGCTGGATTGGCATGCTCTCAATTGTTTCCCAAAGAGACTTGGATAATGAAATATCAGGCTGCAAGTCTGCATTTCAATAGGTCAGATTCTGACCTATTGAAATGCAGACTGGCACCCTGATATTTCATTATCCAAGTGTCACTCTGACTGACCTGTTGACAGTCTCTTTGAGTATGAAATGAGAGCATGCCAACCCAGCTAACTGCCCGTTTTCCCACTGTCAAAGTGGCCACCATTTTCATTTGCCCCACAGACAAGTGGCCGCCATTTTAATGTCCCCCGCATCGGCCCCGCCAcccccccattgtaaaaaatgcccACCACACACTGTCTCCCCATTGTTGAAATGAAAATGCCACACTGACGCACCCACAGTTGTTCCGGCTGTTCTTCTCTCTGCTCCGGGCGGTGATGTGAGAAGCTGGCGGGCGGCGGCGGCGCTAACTCACTCACTGTAGGTCACGCGCCGGCGTAGCCTGCGTCGCCTGAGaggaggcgcgtgacgtcagtgagcagTCACGTACTGCCGGAGCAGAGCTGACATCGGAGGGAGGGAGCAGATGCGCGTAGGCCTAATGTTAACTGTTAAAGACCCGGCGGGCCGGATCAGAGTCCTCggcgggccgcatgtggcccgcgggccgtagtttgaggacccctgctctaaaggaacaacttttagcaaatgaggcagtggaaaaatggcccaagggtcactgaaaggggtttaggcagaaacccttctgtcctgtgtggggggcctggtttgatccttgctatggggcccttacttctctatgtacgccactggacaAAGGTACTCCCTTTAGTGTTCAGGTTTTCTGATCTCTAATGCGTTTCAAAACTCCCTGACTAATGTCTCATCAGGAGCGCTGCTTATGCTGTATATAACGCACCAGCCACTACTGATGAGAAGTGACGGTGATTCCAGGGCTAGCGCGGCCGCCGGAATGGCGCCCGTTTTAACAGAAAGCCACTCTCCACTATGGGGTGTCAATCAGATAGTGGGGGTGTGGAACagtcacccccccaacctagactgGCCCAGTTCACCGATATGGAGCAACCCCGTACATGATGACAAAAGCGTCCAATGTTACTATGGGCATCCCGTGCAGTCTAAGAGATAACTGGAAATGAGACAAAGTATCGATTGGGAGCGGTGAGTGTGTGAAGCCGGATTATTGTCCTCCGTCACACCCCTGCAGGGTAGGTAAAGAATGAAACAATGGGTATTGTATCATCTaatacaggcatgctcaacctgcggctctccagctgttgcaaaactacaactcccagcattcccagacagtctacagctatcagcctgcagcagggcatggtgggagttgtagtataaTGGATCTATGAGCGCATTATAATGATTGACCGGCAAACAGAGATCCCGTTCTATGGCGCCGAATTGCTGGGTGGTAGGTACACGTATAAAGAAGTGCCACAGTAGACAAAGTGTCCATTTACCGTATGTTATATATTAACCCCTTGCAGTTGCATCCACATTACGTGCTGGGATGGGGTGTGTGTGACACGGCCCAAAATACATCTCGAGAGGTAGAAATGTAAATGGCATTCATTCTAATGGAAGAATTAACAGTATAATATATGGTCAGGCTATAAGCCATGCTCCATCTGTGGCGGACAAAGGTTACACGATTTAGTGGTAAAATGCGGTGGGTGGGCATTGTTTGGGCTCATGCGGTCAGCAGCACCTTCGGGCAATATCCGTAAACATTTGGTCACAATTATTATAAAAGGACGCCAAAACGTTGCATTTATGATAAGCTTTAATATACCAGCAATAAAAACTTCTAAGGTCTCAAAATTAATATTGTGTTACTTATGAAGACAGGCAATTTTCCATGGAGTCCAGTAAATGTTTGACTGTGGATAACAGCAGtgattttacatttatttatattacaccgaaatgtaaaaatttcaaaaatatttttgttttaattttcttgaaaaattcaaCTCAGAAATCTTGAGTTTTTAGTAACTCATAACCCGACAGTCTGGGTCTTTTTGTATATAAGCGGGCAATGAAGCCGAGCAATGCGACAATGACCACTCCTGATAGCGAAATCACCAGGGTGTTCACATTCAGAGAGGACGATTCTGCTGgatctgaagaaaaaaatataaattaaaaaaataaattatatatatatatatatatatatatatatatatatacacagtacatacAGCCATTCAATATCATGTAACACAATGACAGCTGAGGTTTCCCAGAGTGGAAGTGCCGtttccattttattattattattttttataacggAGTCCTATGGGTAACATATGCCACTGTGTACCTATGAGCAGCCTCCCAGCGCCGACTCAAGGCTCAAATGTAATATAAACAGCAGAGGGGCAGCTTGAAGCCCCTGGGACACGATACAAAATCTGTAACAAAGTGCCTACTTACCATGTGTGATTTATCATACTGGTGTCTGTGGCAGAGGGCTCCTCGGGTCCCCTCAGGACCCAGTGTAACTACtacctatcccccccccccccccttatagctatgcccctggtaaACAGTCATACCAGTTGTGGTTCTCACCTGTATTACCAGGAGATTGTCTTTTCATTCTGAGCGGACCCTGGGAGATGAAGTGCTGCTGAGACTCTGAGGTCAATGATCGCCTGTGTCGTTGCCTACTAGAGTCTCCCTGTgattttgtgatacagccttggcTGCAGCGAGTACCTGACTCTCCAAACTTACACAAGATGACCGTGCAACTCACGTAAACCTAAGGATTCATCAGAAATTAAATACAGTTAGTGTTCTTTATTATTTGCTTGACTTCCTGAAGACTACTAGTTAGGACTCATGCAGACGGCAAGCTAGGCCGCAGCCCTGTATTCATAATTCATTTCCACTTACTTCACTATAGTCTCCGATAAATGCAAAAGCCTCCATTGCAAACCTGTATTCGGTCCTTGTTGCAGAGTAAACTACTAAAGTTTCATCCTTTATGCATCTGCAAGATTAATATTATAAATTCAACATTAGGTGCCTAAATTGCATTGTCTGCATTACAGTCCATGTTACAATGTCCCCAGTACAAAGCCAGCCACAGGATCTCAAAAACAGATCCAACCTGTTCCAGCACCCCCCATAACTGGACCAGGGTATAGAACACTGTGGCtcagcaatgaaggtccagatgggtgttaccagttggaagtgtgcccctgcacagtctgacactatccaatcagtgctgccagtgtcagactatgcAAGGAACCCCCCCACTCCCACCCCGATATTAAAATTTCTATACGTATCCAGgaccaagaacaacatctgcatggagtttgtatgttctccccgtgtttgcgtgggtttcctccgggttctccggtttcctcccacactccaaagacatactgatagggaacttagattgtgagcctcattgGGGACAGCAAGCAATAATAATGTCTCTAAAatcactgcggaatatgtcagcgctatataagtgaggaaaataaaaaaaatatagacggGGTTGTCATAATGAGGCCATCAAAGTGTGATTGACCCTGGCGGCACAGTCCCTTCAATGCCAAACAGCTCGCCGTGTGGCaatgcctggtactgcagctacCAATGAAAAATGGTCCTTTACTAGGAAAAGCAAAAACAttaatatacagtattatacaatgaagaTCCCCATGTCAGGAAGTAACTTTACCCGTTTTGTATGACGTCGTAAAATACGGGGTCACTAGGGTTATCATGCGGTGTGGCTTTACAAGACTCCACAAATAATTGGACGTTGGGGACTGAAGAATTAACTTGAATCTCCATGTAGAGTAATTCCTGCAGAGTCACCTCCAGAGGATACTGGGTCTCGACCTCTACAAAGCGATCGTCTGTGTAGAACTGGAACTTGTAGGTGAAGTTACCGAATCCGGCCTCTGTGAACACGTAATCGGATTTATGGGCATGAAATGAAGAGGA
This genomic interval carries:
- the LOC120980003 gene encoding ZP domain-containing protein-like, with protein sequence MTKSFTSISRSSTVRMVVKWTPSENNVGDHVPICFVAETYIGYQSEMRCVTAVVGPSSLDNIELICHENTMTLIAAKSSDHELYENQFRLNDPHCLVSSNSTHLIASVAYNSCGTEIEETEHDIVFKNQATSFVNKSSVITRKHGVSIPFNCSFPKKSRVSSSFHAHKSDYVFTEAGFGNFTYKFQFYTDDRFVEVETQYPLEVTLQELLYMEIQVNSSVPNVQLFVESCKATPHDNPSDPVFYDVIQNGCIKDETLVVYSATRTEYRFAMEAFAFIGDYSEVYVSCTVILCKFGESGTRCSQGCITKSQGDSSRQRHRRSLTSESQQHFISQGPLRMKRQSPGNTDPAESSSLNVNTLVISLSGVVIVALLGFIARLYTKRPRLSGYELLKTQDF